The genomic interval TTTTAGTTTAGATGATGAAGCCTGAGATAAAATTCGTAAATGATGAAAGGGGCCGGTGCTTAAATACGCCGGCAAGAGATCCCCGGGGAGGGTATTGAATGTCTCACTCTGGCGGACGCTCTTCGATAGGCGGGGTCAGGGATCTCTCACGTGTCTCCCCGGTCCTGCTCGAACTTGCGGGTATAAAACTGAAGGAGGATTCCCCCCTGAAAGCGGGGAATAAACCGGTTTACGGGGGTGTAAGGATGTAGCAGACCGTCGCCTGTGTTATAAAATCTCTACAATAAAATAGCGTCAGGGAAAAATTCATGGCTATACACTCATGAACGCATCAAAACCAACACACCGTTATCGACTCTAAAACCTCTGGATTATAAAAATCCACACAATCCATAGTTAGGGTTTTCTCCAAAAACCCAAATACATTATATTATTCGCAGAAACCGAATCTTTTTTGAAACCCTTTAATATTTGTATAAAAATAAAGATGATATTCTAAAGAAATGAGGTATGAAATGTCCGGAAAAATACATCTCAGCAGGAAGGCGGAGGATTATCTCGAAGCGATCTATATAGTTAGCCGGGAGAAAGGCTACGCCAGGACAAAGGATGTTGCTGCCGAACTCAGGGTCAGCCCTTCAAGTGTGGTGGAAATGTTTCGGAAGCTTGACAGGCAGGGTCTTGTCAGGTACAGGAAATACGAGGGGGTCGTCCCGAATCCCGAAGGTCTCCGCATAGGAAAGATGATAAAGAGCAGGCACGACACTCTCAAGGCGTTCTTCATGAGGATCGGAGTTCCCGAGGATATCGCAGATGAAGATGCATGTATGATGGAGCATGAACTTAATCCCAGATCCATCGAGCAGATCCAGTTCCTGTTGAACTTTGTCGATGAAAGGGCGGATCGGTCCCATACATTCGCGGACTTTGAGGCATACTGCCGTGTCAAAAGATCAGAAGAAGCAAAAAGCGATCCCGAATAATTATTTTAGCATTAAATTTAGTTTTGCTGTCCTTATTTAAGGTGGATTTTCCCGCCGGATTGATTTTGGAATTTCCGGATAATCCTAATCTGTTCCGGTTTTTGATTAAAAACCGGGTATTTTTCGAACCCTATTCATTACAACCGAATTTGCAACATCTTATGGTAAACTCATGTTTCTGACCGAATTGTCCCAATCGGAAAGAGGAAGGATCACAATGATTCCCGGTCGCGGTCGTTCAAGACAGGATCTTGCACTCCGCGGGCTTTCTGAGGGATGTATTGTTAAAATGATATCCGCAGGCTGCGGACCCGTAGTCGTTGAGGTCAAAGGCATTACTCTTGCGATTGGAAGACGAATGGCTGGCAGAATCAGGGTTTTGAGAATAGATAGCTGATTATTGAGGAATCCTATGAAGAAAAAGTTGTCCGAGATGGATTTTGGTGATTACGGGACTGTCTGTGAGATCAGTTCCAACAAATCGGGCCTTCGTGCACTTGGAGTCAGGGAGGGAAAGACCCTGACCATGGTTACAAAACAGCCTGTAAAAGGGCCGGTTGTTGTAATGCTCGGTGAAGTCGAGGTCGCGATGGGCCTTGAGATGGCCGATTCCGTCTTCGTCGAATGTAACTGATACGGGGAGACTGGATTATGGCAGAAAAGATAAGAAAAATAAAGAAAATAATGATGGTCGGCAACCCGAATGTCGGGAAAAGCGCTCTTTTCAACCGCCTGACCGGCGGAGAAGCGATTGTCTCCAACTATCCCGGCACCACTGTGGATTACACCAAGGGTGAATTCGCCGAAGGAGGGGTCTTTTACGAGGTCACCGATGTGCCGGGTACGTATTCTCTTGATCCCCGGGACGGTGCTGAAGAGGTTGCCGTAAGTCTTCTTGAAAAGGCGAAAGGGGAAGTCGTGATGATAGTCCTTGATGCGACAAGGGTCGAGCGAGGCCTGTATCTTGCACTCGAGGTTATCGAACGCGGCTATCCGGCAATTATCGCATTGAATATGATAGATGAGGCGCATGACAAGGAGATCCTGGTGAATCCTTCGGAACTCCAGCGCCTGCTTGGAGTGCCTGTCGTTGCAACATCCGCTATCAGCGGTGAGGGCTTGAAAGACCTTGCAAAGATGGCAGGAAAAGCACGTGTCTCTGATGTTTCACAGATAAAGGCTGCACTTGAAGGAAAGAACAAAGAACCCGCTCAGTCCGGCGGATGCAAGGGCTGCGGTGGATGCGGAGGCTGCTGATATGGCTGGTAATTATATCTCCGAGGACGAACGCTGGGATCTTGTAGACAAGATTTCAGGCCGCATTGTAACATACGGCGAATACAAACAGAGCCTCCGTGATGTCATCGGTGAACTCACCGTTGTTCCGCTGACCGGAATTCCGGTTGCAATAGCTGTACTGTATGCCTTCTGGAGCATATTTGGCTCTTTTGCAGGAGCTCTCATGACCGACGGGTTCATGGTGAAGCTATTCGACAACTACTGGCTGCCATGGCTGCAGTCCGTATGGCCCGATCCCGGCGGATGGATTTATTTCCTGTTTGTAGGGGATCCGGCGGCCGATAACTGCTTTGAGGCATTCGGTATGCTGACATCCGGTTTGTTCGTCTCCCTGGGTGTCGTCTTGTGGGCGGTTTTGATATTCTACCTGATGATGACGCTTCTTGAGGATTCGGGCTATCTACCCAGGCTTGCGGTTCTGGTGGACACCCTGCTCCACAAGATCGGTCTTCACGGGTATGCAATCGTCCCCGCGATCCTCGGTCTCGGGTGTAATGTTCCTGCCGTAACAGCGACACGCATCCTCGAAACAAAGAAGCAGCGCTTCATGATGATGACGCTCCTTGCGATATTCATCCCGTGCGGGGCACAGCTCGGTGTGATGCTCGAAGTCATACCGGATTCGGTAGGCTGGGTGATGCTCTATCTTATAGCGGGCTTTGCAATCTTCGGAATAATCCTCGATAAGATTATTCCCGGCAAGAATCCCGAGATACTGATCGATGTTCCTGCATACCATATGCCGGTATGGAACAATGTCGGCAAGAAGCTCTGGATGAGGACGAGGGGATTTTTAAAAGAAGCTGTCCCGTTCGTCCTGTTCGGTGTGCTGGTCGTAAACCTCCTCTATCTCGGAGGGGTTATACAGGCGTTGTCGAACTTCTTCGAACCTCTGTTCGTATACTGGTTCGGCGTGCCGAAGGAGACGGCCGGTCCACTGGTTGCCGCATTCCTGAGGAAGGACCTTGCAATAGCACAGCTTTCGGCGATTCCGATGACGACATACCAGATGATTACGTCTGTGGTCCTGATCTCGATATACTTCCCGTGCGTGGCAACCTTTGTTGTTATGCTTAAGGAGGGTTGGAAACAGCTTCTGGCAGCAGTCGGAGTGCTGTTCTGCGTAGTTATGATCTACGGCGGCCTGATTCATGCAATCGGAATTCTCCTGGGGGTGGCGTAAATGGATATGAAAAACAGCAGCAATGAAAAATTCAGCGGCCTGAGCATATATGTTCTGGTTATAGGTATAGTGGCGTTTGCATTCGGGTGCGCCGACATTCTTGTCTGGGCCGGTTTCAGTCCCGGAATCGAGTTCGGGATAATGGAGATCGCCGGCGACGACTTCTTCCGCTGGGCATGGGGCGGCCTCGTAGTGCTCATAGGAGGAGTTATAATGCTCTCCGGTGCGTTGAAGGCATATGAGATCAGGCAGTTTGCAAAAGTAACCCTTGGGGCGCTCATGGTGCTCATGATCGCGGCAACGGATTTGTTTGCAAGGCTCTGCGAGAGCATTCCGGCAGGAGAAGATTCGCCCGAGTTTTTCAACTCGCTGGGTGGATTTTTAAGCGGTTTTGCTCCTCCTTATTCCCCTGCAATTATCCTTCTGCCTTTCATCCTGGTGCTTGTATACCTGGCGGTAAGGTACGACAAAGAAAACCAATAAATTCTTTTTTAACGGAAAAGAGCTTTTTTCCTAAATTTCAATTATCCTGTTGCAGTAAAAAAATGCCTGAAGTATCTCGTAAATCTCAGATTACGCTTCAATGAGGCTGACAAGACTTTTTTGATTCACAGATTGTGCAATGCCCATATGATAAGCATTATATTGTCTTGAAGAGATTCATCAACATATCAGATAAATCATCAGCATAAATCCGGATTTCTGTCGGGAAACAGAACGCCGGATGAAAAAGTAACAATTGAAAAGATATTTCATATATGACATTTTAAAACTGATATTCAGACCAAAACCGGAATTTTCCTTTAAAACAAAGGATCTAAATTTGAAAGATTATATTTATATAATTATTTAGATCATATTTTAATAAATAATTCGACCATTATATTATTTTATTTGATCATATTAATATAATATTAAAAATAATCTCCCTGTTGTGGTGTTTGACGCGGGGATTATGAGCATTGGGTATTTTATTGACCGATCGATATTTTATCTTTTTAATGAATTCCTGCTGAAAACAGGCGAAATATTACACTATAATGGGAGGACACCTTATGCCGGAAAAGAAGGAATGTGAAGTGTTCTTGTCTTTGTTAAATACCAAAGGCAGGGCCGGGAGTTTAGACAATGTGGAGTCCGGACAGGAATTTCACCGGACTGTCAATATATCAGGCATTCTGAAGCCCGGATTTAAAGAGTTCTACAATTTTGGAGAAATTCTCTCTGCAATGCGCGATAAAAACTGCGATCAAAATACGGAAGGCAGTCTTACAGGAATTTTTAAAAAAGTAACTTCGCTTTGATGATTGTCCGTCTATTTAGTGGGTAATTGTCATTTTGCGGAATATAAACCGGGTTAACAATAAGGGGGATAAGATGGTTAAAGGAGGATATTTTTTTACAGTATTAATATTCATCGTCGTATTGTCAGGCATGGTCGTACCCGGATCATGTTTCATTTGTGCAGTTGATAATTCACCCGGGCAGACCGGTATACAGGGCAGCAGCTCTTATTATGGTTCAGGGGATTTACCTGCTGAAAAAGAATTAAATCAGTCTTTATTTGAAATTCCTGTCCTTAACGACTACATTGCCGTTGGGACAACCATTCTTTTGTCGTTTTCGGCGGTTTTGTTCATCGGGTACTTTTACAGCAGCAGGCTGAAAATGACCCGGAACGGTTTTATAAAGATGGTAGAGGAGAGAGAAACTCTTCTTTCCTGTGTTAACGAGCGGTTCA from Methanolacinia paynteri carries:
- a CDS encoding metal-dependent transcriptional regulator, whose amino-acid sequence is MSGKIHLSRKAEDYLEAIYIVSREKGYARTKDVAAELRVSPSSVVEMFRKLDRQGLVRYRKYEGVVPNPEGLRIGKMIKSRHDTLKAFFMRIGVPEDIADEDACMMEHELNPRSIEQIQFLLNFVDERADRSHTFADFEAYCRVKRSEEAKSDPE
- a CDS encoding FeoA family protein, which codes for MFLTELSQSERGRITMIPGRGRSRQDLALRGLSEGCIVKMISAGCGPVVVEVKGITLAIGRRMAGRIRVLRIDS
- a CDS encoding FeoA family protein; this translates as MKKKLSEMDFGDYGTVCEISSNKSGLRALGVREGKTLTMVTKQPVKGPVVVMLGEVEVAMGLEMADSVFVECN
- a CDS encoding FeoB small GTPase domain-containing protein; its protein translation is MAEKIRKIKKIMMVGNPNVGKSALFNRLTGGEAIVSNYPGTTVDYTKGEFAEGGVFYEVTDVPGTYSLDPRDGAEEVAVSLLEKAKGEVVMIVLDATRVERGLYLALEVIERGYPAIIALNMIDEAHDKEILVNPSELQRLLGVPVVATSAISGEGLKDLAKMAGKARVSDVSQIKAALEGKNKEPAQSGGCKGCGGCGGC
- a CDS encoding nucleoside recognition domain-containing protein gives rise to the protein MAGNYISEDERWDLVDKISGRIVTYGEYKQSLRDVIGELTVVPLTGIPVAIAVLYAFWSIFGSFAGALMTDGFMVKLFDNYWLPWLQSVWPDPGGWIYFLFVGDPAADNCFEAFGMLTSGLFVSLGVVLWAVLIFYLMMTLLEDSGYLPRLAVLVDTLLHKIGLHGYAIVPAILGLGCNVPAVTATRILETKKQRFMMMTLLAIFIPCGAQLGVMLEVIPDSVGWVMLYLIAGFAIFGIILDKIIPGKNPEILIDVPAYHMPVWNNVGKKLWMRTRGFLKEAVPFVLFGVLVVNLLYLGGVIQALSNFFEPLFVYWFGVPKETAGPLVAAFLRKDLAIAQLSAIPMTTYQMITSVVLISIYFPCVATFVVMLKEGWKQLLAAVGVLFCVVMIYGGLIHAIGILLGVA